A stretch of the Mesorhizobium sp. Pch-S genome encodes the following:
- a CDS encoding ABC transporter permease — protein MSDITVKDNIDAAPPASAWRDFWRIFLRNKVAVIALAVVLVIALVAIFAPFITPQDPYDLRSLVLRDARRPPGFVGANGMHYLLGTDSQGRDLLSAIIYGLRISLEMGLIAGAVAFTIGAIVGCFAAYAGGRFETFIMRLVDVQLSFPAILLAFVVAALLGQGKGQLILALVFAQYAYFVRTAHGAASAERQKDYVQAALSIPMSGWFVVTRHILPNSLPPLIVVATVQVASAISLEATLSFLGVGLPPTEPSLGMLIANGFQYLLSGRYWISIYPGVALIILIMAINLVGDQVRDQLNPRLRK, from the coding sequence ATGAGCGACATCACCGTCAAGGACAATATCGACGCGGCACCGCCGGCTTCCGCCTGGCGCGACTTCTGGCGCATCTTCCTGCGTAACAAGGTTGCGGTGATCGCGCTGGCGGTCGTGCTGGTCATTGCGCTGGTCGCCATCTTCGCGCCCTTCATCACGCCGCAGGACCCCTATGACCTGCGCTCGCTGGTGCTGCGGGACGCGCGGCGGCCGCCGGGCTTCGTCGGCGCCAACGGCATGCACTACCTGCTCGGCACCGACAGCCAGGGCCGCGACCTTCTGTCGGCCATCATCTATGGCCTGCGCATCTCGCTGGAGATGGGCCTGATCGCCGGCGCGGTGGCCTTCACCATCGGTGCCATCGTCGGCTGTTTCGCCGCCTATGCCGGCGGCCGCTTCGAGACATTCATCATGCGGCTGGTGGACGTGCAACTGTCCTTCCCGGCCATCCTGCTCGCCTTCGTCGTCGCCGCGCTGCTGGGACAGGGTAAGGGACAGCTGATCCTGGCGCTGGTCTTCGCCCAATATGCCTATTTCGTGCGGACCGCCCATGGCGCGGCCTCGGCCGAACGGCAGAAGGACTATGTGCAGGCGGCACTCTCCATTCCGATGAGCGGCTGGTTCGTGGTCACCCGGCACATCCTGCCGAACTCGCTGCCGCCGCTGATCGTCGTCGCCACGGTGCAGGTCGCCTCCGCCATTTCGCTGGAAGCGACGCTGTCCTTCCTCGGCGTCGGCCTGCCACCCACCGAACCGTCGCTCGGCATGCTGATTGCGAACGGCTTCCAGTATCTCCTGTCAGGCCGCTACTGGATCTCGATCTATCCGGGCGTCGCCCTCATCATCCTGATCATGGCGATCAACCTGGTCGGCGACCAGGTCCGCGATCAACTCAATCCACGGCTGCGCAAATGA